A section of the Drosophila subobscura isolate 14011-0131.10 chromosome A, UCBerk_Dsub_1.0, whole genome shotgun sequence genome encodes:
- the LOC117903307 gene encoding 60S ribosomal protein L30-like, protein MKGNSANEIVAVASPSTTTKHSTIRMRKREPATSEMEGTNENIAAVVRSGECFLGIRQTLRTLHRGRAKLVIIASNISTAMRIKLEQSAAIAMVEIQYYAGTNKELGIACGKSFRVSSMSITDAGDSDILGPSSADN, encoded by the coding sequence ATGAAGGGCAACAGCGCGAACGaaattgttgcagttgcaagtcCAAGCACAACCACCAAACACAGCACAATACGCATGCGTAAACGTGAGCCCGCAACAAGTGAAATGGAGggcacaaatgaaaatatcgCAGCCGTGGTTAGGTCGGGAGAGTGTTTTCTGGGCATTAGGCAGACGCTGAGGACTCTGCATCGTGGAAGGGCCAAGCTGGTTATCATCGCCAGCAACATATCCACAGCAATGCGCATTAAGCTGGAACAGAGCGCCGCAATTGCCATGGTCGAGATCCAGTATTATGCTGGGACCAACAAAGAGTTGGGCATCGCCTGTGGCAAATCATTTCGTGTGAGCTCCATGTCCATTACCGATGCTGGTGATTCGGATATCCTTGGTCCCTCATCGGCtgacaattga